Proteins from a single region of Streptococcus mitis:
- the rnpA gene encoding ribonuclease P protein component, producing MKKNFRVKREKDFKAIFKKGTSFANRKFVVYQLENQKNHFRVGLSVSKKLGNAVTRNQIKRRIRHIIQNAKGSLVEDVDFVVIARKGVETLEYAEMEKNLLHVLKLSKIYQEGNGSEKETTVD from the coding sequence TTGAAGAAAAACTTTCGTGTAAAAAGAGAGAAAGATTTTAAGGCGATTTTCAAGAAGGGGACAAGCTTTGCCAATCGCAAATTTGTTGTCTACCAATTAGAAAACCAGAAAAACCATTTTCGAGTAGGTCTATCAGTTAGCAAAAAGCTGGGGAATGCAGTCACTAGAAATCAAATCAAGCGACGAATTAGACATATTATCCAGAATGCAAAAGGGAGTCTGGTAGAAGATGTCGACTTTGTTGTCATTGCTCGAAAAGGGGTCGAAACCTTGGAATACGCAGAGATGGAGAAAAATCTACTCCACGTATTAAAATTATCAAAGATTTACCAGGAAGGAAATGGGAGTGAAAAAGAAACTACAGTTGACTAG
- a CDS encoding membrane protein insertase YidC, with translation MKKKLQLTSLLGLSLFIMTACATNGTTSDITADSTDFWSKLVYFFAEVIRFLSFDISIGVGIILFTILIRTVLLPVFQVQMVASRKMQEAQPRIKALREQYPGRDMESRTKLEQEMRKVFKEMGVRQSDSLWPILIQMPVILALFQALSRVDFLKTGHFLWINLGGVDTTLVLPILAAVFTFLSTWLSNKALSERNGATTAMMYGIPVLIFIFGVYAPSGVALYWAVSNAYQVLQTYFLNNPFKIIAEREAVAQAQKDLENRKRKAKKKAQKTK, from the coding sequence GTGAAAAAGAAACTACAGTTGACTAGTTTGCTAGGACTGTCTCTATTTATCATGACAGCCTGTGCAACAAATGGGACAACTAGCGATATTACGGCAGATTCGACTGATTTTTGGAGTAAATTGGTTTACTTCTTTGCAGAGGTCATTCGCTTCTTATCGTTTGATATCAGTATCGGAGTAGGGATTATTCTCTTTACGATCTTGATTCGTACAGTCCTCTTGCCAGTTTTCCAAGTGCAAATGGTGGCATCCAGAAAAATGCAGGAAGCTCAACCTCGCATTAAGGCGCTTCGAGAACAATATCCAGGTCGAGATATGGAAAGCAGAACCAAGCTAGAGCAAGAAATGCGTAAAGTCTTTAAAGAAATGGGTGTCAGACAGTCAGATTCTCTTTGGCCGATTTTGATTCAGATGCCGGTTATCTTGGCTTTGTTCCAAGCTCTATCAAGAGTTGACTTTTTAAAGACAGGTCATTTCTTATGGATTAACCTTGGTGGTGTGGATACAACCCTTGTTCTTCCGATTTTAGCAGCTGTCTTTACCTTTTTAAGTACTTGGCTGTCTAATAAAGCCTTGTCTGAGCGTAATGGCGCTACGACTGCGATGATGTATGGTATTCCAGTCTTAATCTTTATCTTTGGGGTTTATGCTCCGAGCGGAGTCGCTCTCTACTGGGCAGTGTCCAATGCTTATCAAGTCTTGCAAACCTATTTCTTGAACAATCCATTCAAGATTATTGCAGAGCGCGAGGCGGTAGCTCAGGCACAGAAAGATTTGGAAAATAGAAAAAGAAAAGCCAAGAAAAAGGCTCAGAAAACGAAATAA
- the jag gene encoding RNA-binding cell elongation regulator Jag/EloR, translating to MGVFTGSTVEEAIQKGLKELDIPRMKAHIKVISREKKGFLGLFGKKPAQVDIEAISETTVIKANQQAIKGVPKEINEQNEPVKTVSEATVDLGYVVEAIKKIEEEGQGVSDEVKAEILKNEKHASTILEETGHIEILNELQLEEAGLEEAETPIVESQTEQTESQELEDLGLKVEPSFDIEQVATEVTTYVQTIIDDMDVEATISNDYNRRSINLQIDTNEPGRIIGYHGKVLKALQLLAQNYLYNRYSRTFYITINVNDYVEHRAEVLQTYAQKLATRVLEEGRSHQTDPMSNSERKIIHRIISRMDGVTSYSEGDEPNRYVVVDTE from the coding sequence ATGGGAGTATTTACAGGTTCAACTGTTGAAGAAGCAATCCAGAAAGGATTGAAAGAATTAGATATTCCAAGAATGAAGGCTCATATCAAAGTCATTTCTCGCGAGAAAAAAGGATTTCTTGGTTTATTTGGTAAAAAACCAGCTCAAGTTGACATTGAAGCTATTAGTGAAACAACTGTCATTAAAGCAAATCAACAAGCTATTAAGGGTGTTCCTAAAGAAATCAATGAACAAAATGAACCGGTCAAAACGGTCAGTGAAGCAACCGTTGATTTGGGTTATGTTGTAGAAGCAATTAAAAAGATTGAAGAAGAAGGCCAAGGGGTTTCTGATGAAGTCAAGGCTGAAATCTTGAAAAATGAAAAACATGCTAGCACCATCTTAGAAGAAACTGGGCACATTGAGATTTTAAATGAATTACAGCTTGAAGAAGCTGGCCTCGAAGAAGCAGAAACTCCTATTGTTGAGAGCCAAACTGAACAAACTGAAAGTCAAGAATTAGAAGATTTGGGCTTAAAGGTGGAACCGAGCTTTGATATTGAACAAGTAGCTACGGAAGTAACGACTTATGTTCAAACGATTATTGATGATATGGACGTTGAGGCGACGATTTCAAATGACTATAACCGTCGTAGCATCAATCTACAGATTGACACCAACGAACCAGGTCGTATTATCGGTTACCATGGCAAAGTCTTGAAGGCTTTGCAACTATTGGCTCAAAATTATCTTTATAATCGCTATTCAAGAACCTTCTACATCACAATCAATGTCAATGATTATGTTGAACACCGTGCCGAAGTCTTGCAGACCTATGCGCAAAAATTGGCGACTCGTGTTTTAGAAGAAGGCCGCAGTCATCAAACGGATCCAATGTCAAATAGCGAACGTAAGATTATTCATCGTATTATTTCACGTATGGATGGCGTGACTAGTTACTCTGAGGGTGATGAGCCAAATCGCTATGTCGTTGTAGATACAGAATAA
- a CDS encoding ribonuclease P, which yields MLNKIRDYLDFAGLQYRNPDKSGDEREKMLELRHKGQEARKAFTELAKAFQASHPEWQLQQTSQWMNQAQCLRPHFWVYLQRDGQVTEPMLALRLYGNPSDFGVSLEVSFIERKKDEQTLGKQAKVLEVPVVEGIYYLSYSDGESQRWDANEENRQVLVEKVGSQEIRKVLVKSDVSIIENQSLEVILEKLEDAYERLLPYYQATRG from the coding sequence ATGTTGAATAAGATAAGAGACTATTTAGACTTTGCTGGTTTGCAGTACCGTAATCCGGATAAGTCTGGAGATGAGCGAGAGAAGATGTTGGAATTGCGCCACAAAGGTCAAGAGGCACGAAAGGCTTTTACAGAGCTAGCCAAAGCCTTTCAAGCAAGCCATCCAGAATGGCAACTCCAACAGACTAGCCAGTGGATGAACCAAGCGCAGTGTTTGCGACCACATTTCTGGGTCTATCTACAGAGAGACGGACAAGTGACAGAGCCTATGCTAGCCTTACGTTTGTACGGGAATCCTTCTGATTTTGGTGTTTCCTTAGAAGTCAGTTTCATCGAGCGCAAGAAAGATGAGCAAACTCTAGGCAAGCAGGCCAAGGTTTTAGAGGTTCCAGTGGTAGAAGGGATTTATTATCTATCCTACTCAGATGGGGAAAGTCAACGGTGGGATGCGAACGAAGAAAATCGTCAGGTTTTAGTCGAGAAGGTAGGAAGTCAAGAAATCCGAAAAGTGTTAGTTAAATCAGATGTTTCTATCATAGAAAATCAATCATTAGAAGTGATTTTAGAAAAATTAGAAGATGCTTATGAACGCTTACTTCCCTACTATCAGGCGACTAGAGGATAG
- the tkt gene encoding transketolase: MSNLSVNAIRFLGIDAINKANSGHPGVVMGAAPMAYSLFTKQLRINPAQPNWINRDRFILSAGHGSMLLYALLHLSGFEDVSMDEIKSFRQWGSKTPGHPEFGHTAGIDATTGPLGQGISTATGFAQAERFLAAKYNREGYNIFDHYTYVICGDGDLMEGVSSEAASYAGLQKLDKLVVLYDSNDINLDGETKDSFTESVRDRYNAYGWHTALVEDGTDLEAIHAAIETAKASGKPSLIEVKTVIGYGSPNKQGTNAVHGAPLGADETAATRQALGWDYEPFEIPEQVYADFKEHVADRGASAYQTWTKLVADYKEAHPELAAEVEAIIDGRDPVEVTPADFPALENGFSQATRNSSQDALNVVAAKLPTFLGGSADLAHSNMTYIKTDGLQDDTNRLNRNIQFGVREFAMGTILNGMALHGGLRVYGGTFFVFSDYVKAAVRLSALQGLPVTYVFTHDSIAVGEDGPTHEPVEHLAGLRAMPNLNVFRPADARETQAAWYLAVTSEKTPTALVLTRQNLTVEEGTDFDKVAKGAYVVYENAADFDTILIATGSEVNLAVSAAKELASQGAKVRVVSMPSTDVFDKQDAAYKEEILPNAVRRRVAVEMGATQNWYKYVGLDGAVLGIDTFGASAPAPKVLAEYGFTVENLVKVVQNLK; this comes from the coding sequence ATGTCAAATCTATCTGTTAATGCAATTCGTTTCCTAGGTATTGACGCTATCAACAAAGCCAACTCAGGTCACCCAGGTGTGGTTATGGGAGCGGCTCCGATGGCTTACAGCCTCTTTACAAAACAACTTCGTATCAATCCAGCTCAACCAAACTGGATTAACCGCGACCGTTTTATTCTTTCAGCGGGTCATGGTTCAATGCTCCTTTATGCCCTTCTTCATCTTTCTGGTTTTGAAGATGTCAGTATGGATGAGATCAAGAGCTTCCGTCAATGGGGTTCAAAAACACCAGGTCACCCAGAATTTGGCCATACAGCAGGAATTGATGCTACAACAGGTCCTCTAGGTCAAGGGATTTCAACTGCCACTGGTTTTGCCCAGGCAGAACGATTCTTGGCAGCCAAATATAACCGCGAAGGCTACAATATCTTTGACCACTATACTTATGTTATCTGTGGAGACGGAGACTTGATGGAAGGTGTCTCAAGCGAGGCAGCTTCATACGCAGGCTTGCAAAAACTAGACAAGTTGGTTGTTCTTTATGATTCAAATGACATCAACTTGGATGGTGAGACAAAGGATTCCTTTACAGAAAGTGTTCGTGACCGTTATAATGCCTATGGTTGGCATACTGCCTTGGTTGAAGATGGAACAGACTTGGAAGCCATCCATGCTGCTATCGAAACAGCTAAAGCTTCAGGCAAACCATCTTTGATTGAAGTGAAGACTGTTATTGGATACGGTTCTCCAAACAAACAAGGAACCAATGCTGTACACGGTGCTCCTCTTGGAGCAGATGAAACTGCAGCTACTCGTCAAGCTCTCGGTTGGGACTACGAACCATTTGAAATCCCAGAACAAGTATATGCTGATTTCAAAGAACATGTTGCAGACCGTGGTGCATCAGCTTATCAAACTTGGACAAAATTAGTTGCTGATTATAAAGAAGCTCACCCAGAATTGGCTGCAGAAGTAGAAGCCATTATTGATGGACGTGATCCAGTTGAAGTGACTCCAGCAGACTTCCCAGCTTTAGAAAATGGTTTCTCTCAAGCAACTCGTAATTCAAGCCAAGATGCCTTGAATGTTGTGGCAGCTAAGTTACCAACTTTCCTGGGTGGTTCAGCTGACCTAGCTCACTCAAACATGACTTATATCAAGACTGATGGACTTCAAGATGATACCAATCGCTTGAACCGTAACATTCAGTTTGGTGTTCGTGAATTTGCAATGGGAACGATCTTGAACGGGATGGCTCTTCACGGTGGACTTCGTGTATACGGTGGAACTTTCTTCGTCTTCTCTGACTATGTGAAGGCAGCTGTCCGCTTGTCAGCCTTGCAAGGTCTTCCTGTGACTTATGTCTTTACCCACGATTCTATTGCAGTTGGGGAAGATGGTCCAACGCACGAACCAGTTGAACACCTAGCAGGTCTTCGTGCCATGCCAAATTTGAATGTTTTCCGTCCAGCAGATGCGCGTGAAACGCAAGCAGCTTGGTACCTTGCAGTGACAAGTGAAAAAACACCAACTGCCCTTGTCTTGACACGTCAAAACTTGACTGTTGAAGAAGGAACAGACTTTGACAAGGTTGCAAAAGGTGCCTATGTTGTCTATGAAAATGCAGCAGATTTTGATACAATCTTGATTGCGACAGGCTCAGAGGTTAATCTTGCTGTCTCAGCTGCCAAAGAATTGGCTAGTCAAGGAGCAAAAGTCCGTGTAGTTAGCATGCCATCTACAGATGTCTTTGATAAACAAGATGCAGCATACAAGGAAGAAATTCTTCCAAATGCAGTTCGCCGTCGTGTTGCAGTCGAAATGGGTGCAACTCAAAACTGGTACAAATATGTTGGACTAGATGGTGCCGTTCTAGGTATTGATACCTTCGGAGCCTCTGCTCCAGCACCAAAAGTATTGGCAGAATATGGCTTTACTGTCGAAAATCTTGTAAAAGTCGTTCAAAATTTGAAATAA
- the yajC gene encoding preprotein translocase subunit YajC, with product MESQYTFLIIFVAMVGLMFFTQRSQKKQAQKRMESLNKLQKGYEVITIGGLYGTVDEVDTEKKTIVLDVDGVYLTFELAAIKTVLPLKETASLEGAIEK from the coding sequence ATGGAATCACAATATACATTTTTAATCATTTTTGTGGCTATGGTGGGCTTGATGTTCTTTACGCAACGCTCTCAAAAGAAACAAGCACAAAAACGTATGGAAAGCTTGAATAAACTACAAAAAGGCTATGAAGTTATTACAATCGGGGGCCTTTATGGAACAGTCGATGAAGTAGATACAGAAAAGAAAACAATTGTTCTTGATGTAGATGGGGTTTACTTGACTTTTGAACTAGCTGCTATCAAGACAGTATTACCACTTAAAGAAACAGCTTCACTCGAAGGTGCAATTGAAAAATAA
- a CDS encoding low molecular weight protein-tyrosine-phosphatase has translation MKKLVFVCLGNICRSPMAEFVMKSMTDNYEIQSRATSSWEHGNPIHKGTQGIFQQYQIPYEKGKTSLQISKEDFEAFDYIIGMDASNVSDLRQMCPVDCQDKIYSFASESVPDPWYTGDFEETYQRVQEGCQAWLERLEKESEGGKS, from the coding sequence ATGAAAAAATTAGTCTTTGTCTGTCTGGGAAATATTTGCCGCAGCCCTATGGCCGAGTTTGTGATGAAATCAATGACAGATAATTATGAAATCCAAAGTCGAGCGACTTCCTCTTGGGAACATGGCAATCCGATTCATAAGGGAACTCAAGGGATTTTTCAACAGTATCAGATTCCTTATGAAAAAGGCAAGACATCGCTTCAGATTAGTAAGGAAGATTTTGAAGCCTTTGATTATATTATCGGAATGGATGCTTCAAATGTTTCTGACCTACGTCAGATGTGTCCAGTAGACTGTCAAGATAAGATTTACTCATTTGCATCTGAAAGTGTTCCAGATCCTTGGTATACAGGAGATTTTGAAGAAACCTATCAGCGTGTTCAAGAGGGTTGTCAAGCTTGGTTAGAACGTTTAGAAAAGGAGAGTGAAGGTGGAAAATCTTAA
- a CDS encoding MORN repeat-containing protein: protein MENLKNFYEKYRIYLTRSRLELLAVVAIVFCAVLVFFLNIPGKGVLKLDNGTIVYDGSLVRGKMNGQGSITFQNGDQYTGGFSNGAFNGKGTFQSKEGWTYEGDFVNGQAEGKGKLTTEQEVVYEGTFKQGVFQQK from the coding sequence GTGGAAAATCTTAAGAATTTTTACGAAAAGTATCGTATCTATCTGACTCGTTCACGTTTAGAGCTTTTGGCAGTAGTTGCCATTGTTTTTTGTGCTGTACTCGTCTTTTTTCTAAATATTCCCGGAAAAGGTGTCTTAAAACTGGATAATGGAACGATTGTTTATGACGGCAGTCTTGTCCGAGGTAAAATGAATGGTCAAGGCTCCATCACCTTCCAAAATGGAGACCAATATACCGGTGGTTTCAGCAATGGAGCCTTCAACGGAAAAGGTACCTTTCAATCCAAAGAAGGCTGGACCTACGAAGGTGATTTTGTAAATGGTCAAGCTGAAGGAAAAGGAAAACTAACAACAGAACAAGAAGTTGTTTATGAAGGGACTTTTAAACAAGGCGTTTTTCAACAAAAATAA
- the adhE gene encoding bifunctional acetaldehyde-CoA/alcohol dehydrogenase, whose product MADKKTVTPEEKKLAAEKHVDGLVQKALVALEEMRKLDQEQVDYIVAKASVAALDAHGELALHAYEETGRGVFEDKATKNLFACEHVVNNMRHTKTVGVIEEDDVTGLTLIAEPVGVVCGITPTTNPTSTAIFKSLISLKTRNPIVFAFHPSAQESSAHAARIVRDAAIAAGAPENCVQWITEPSMEATSALMNHEGVATILATGGNAMVKAAYSCGKPALGVGAGNVPAYVEKSANIRQAAHDIVMSKSFDNGMVCASEQAVIIDKEIYDEFVAEFKSYHTYFVNKKEKALLEEFCFGVKANSKNCAGAKLNADIVGKPAIWIAEQAGFTVPEGTNILAAECKEVGENEPLTREKLSPVIAVLKSESREDGITKARQMVEFNGLGHSAAIHTADEELTKEFGKAVKAIRVICNSPSTFGGIGDVYNAFLPSLTLGCGSYGRNSVGDNVSAINLLNIKKVGRRRNNMQWMKLPSKTYFERDSIQYLQKCRDVERVMIVTDHAMVELGFLDRIIEQLDLRRNKVVYQIFADVEPDPDITTVNRGTEIMRAFKPDTIIALGGGSPMDAAKVMWLFYEQPEVDFRDLVQKFMDIRKRAFKFPLLGKKTKFIAIPTTSGTGSEVTPFAVISDKANNRKYPIADYSLTPTVAIVDPALVLTIPGFVAADTGMDVLTHATEAYVSQMASDYTDGLALQAIKLVFENLESSVKNADFHSREKMHNASTIAGMAFANAFLGISHSMAHKIGAQFHTIHGRTNAILLPYVIRYNGTRPAKTATWPKYNYYRADEKYQDIARMLGLPASTPEEGVESYAKAVYELGERVGIQMNFKAQGIDEKEWKEHSRELAFLAYEDQCSPANPRLPMVDHMQEIIEDSYYGYKERPGRRK is encoded by the coding sequence ATGGCTGATAAAAAAACTGTGACACCAGAGGAAAAGAAACTTGCTGCTGAAAAGCATGTCGATGGCTTGGTGCAAAAAGCTTTAGTTGCTCTTGAGGAAATGCGTAAACTCGACCAAGAACAGGTCGACTACATCGTAGCTAAAGCATCAGTGGCAGCTTTGGATGCCCACGGAGAATTGGCTCTACATGCCTATGAAGAAACAGGACGTGGTGTATTTGAAGATAAAGCGACTAAGAACTTGTTTGCTTGTGAACACGTAGTAAACAACATGCGCCACACTAAAACAGTTGGCGTTATCGAAGAAGACGATGTAACAGGTTTGACTCTTATCGCTGAACCGGTTGGTGTTGTCTGTGGTATTACTCCTACAACAAACCCGACATCAACAGCAATCTTCAAATCATTGATTTCATTGAAGACACGTAATCCAATCGTCTTTGCCTTCCACCCATCAGCACAAGAATCATCTGCTCATGCAGCACGTATCGTCCGCGATGCAGCTATCGCAGCTGGTGCTCCTGAAAACTGTGTGCAATGGATTACTGAACCATCTATGGAAGCAACAAGTGCCCTTATGAACCACGAAGGTGTTGCAACAATTCTTGCAACTGGTGGTAATGCCATGGTTAAAGCGGCTTACTCATGTGGTAAACCAGCTCTTGGGGTAGGTGCCGGAAACGTTCCAGCTTATGTTGAAAAATCAGCAAACATCCGTCAAGCTGCACACGATATCGTCATGTCTAAATCATTTGATAACGGTATGGTCTGTGCATCTGAACAAGCGGTTATCATTGATAAAGAAATTTACGATGAATTTGTAGCAGAGTTCAAATCTTATCACACTTACTTTGTGAATAAGAAAGAAAAAGCACTTCTTGAAGAGTTCTGTTTTGGTGTGAAAGCAAACAGCAAAAACTGTGCTGGTGCAAAATTGAACGCTGACATCGTTGGTAAACCAGCAATCTGGATTGCAGAACAAGCCGGATTTACAGTTCCAGAAGGAACAAACATTCTTGCTGCAGAATGTAAAGAAGTTGGTGAAAATGAGCCATTGACTCGTGAAAAATTGTCACCAGTTATCGCAGTTTTGAAATCTGAAAGCCGTGAAGACGGTATTACCAAAGCTCGTCAAATGGTTGAATTTAACGGTCTTGGACACTCAGCAGCTATCCACACAGCTGATGAAGAATTGACTAAAGAATTTGGTAAAGCTGTTAAAGCTATTCGTGTTATCTGTAACTCACCTTCTACTTTCGGTGGTATCGGGGACGTTTACAATGCCTTCTTGCCATCATTGACACTCGGATGTGGTTCTTACGGACGCAACTCAGTTGGGGATAACGTTAGTGCCATTAACCTCTTGAATATCAAAAAAGTCGGAAGACGGAGAAATAACATGCAATGGATGAAACTTCCTTCAAAAACATACTTTGAACGTGATTCAATTCAATACCTTCAAAAATGTCGTGACGTTGAACGTGTCATGATCGTTACTGACCATGCCATGGTAGAGCTTGGTTTCCTTGATCGTATCATCGAACAACTTGACCTTCGTCGCAATAAGGTTGTTTACCAAATCTTTGCTGATGTAGAACCAGATCCAGATATCACAACTGTAAACCGTGGTACTGAGATTATGCGCGCCTTCAAACCAGATACAATCATCGCTCTCGGTGGTGGATCACCAATGGATGCTGCAAAAGTAATGTGGCTCTTCTACGAGCAACCAGAAGTGGACTTCCGTGACCTTGTACAAAAATTCATGGATATCCGTAAACGTGCCTTCAAATTCCCATTGCTTGGTAAGAAGACTAAATTCATCGCTATCCCAACTACATCTGGTACAGGATCTGAAGTAACTCCATTTGCCGTTATCTCTGATAAAGCAAACAACCGTAAATACCCAATCGCTGACTACTCATTGACACCAACTGTGGCAATCGTAGACCCTGCCTTGGTATTGACAATTCCTGGATTTGTTGCTGCAGATACTGGTATGGACGTATTGACCCACGCGACTGAAGCATACGTATCACAAATGGCTAGCGACTACACTGACGGTCTTGCGCTTCAAGCCATCAAGCTTGTATTTGAAAACCTTGAAAGCTCAGTTAAGAATGCAGACTTCCACTCACGTGAGAAAATGCACAACGCTTCAACAATTGCTGGTATGGCCTTTGCAAATGCCTTCCTAGGTATTTCTCACTCAATGGCTCATAAGATCGGTGCGCAATTCCACACAATCCACGGTCGTACTAATGCTATCTTGCTTCCATACGTTATCCGTTACAACGGTACACGTCCAGCTAAGACAGCAACATGGCCTAAGTACAACTACTACCGTGCAGATGAAAAATACCAAGATATCGCACGCATGCTTGGACTTCCAGCTTCTACTCCAGAAGAAGGTGTGGAATCTTACGCAAAAGCTGTCTACGAACTTGGTGAGCGCGTAGGTATCCAAATGAACTTCAAAGCACAAGGAATCGATGAAAAAGAATGGAAAGAACATTCTCGTGAGTTGGCCTTCCTTGCTTATGAAGACCAATGTTCACCAGCTAACCCACGTCTTCCAATGGTTGACCATATGCAAGAAATTATCGAAGATTCTTACTATGGTTACAAAGAAAGACCAGGACGCCGCAAATAA
- the gap gene encoding type I glyceraldehyde-3-phosphate dehydrogenase, translated as MVVKVGINGFGRIGRLAFRRIQNVEGVEVTRINDLTDPVMLAHLLKYDTTQGRFDGTVEVKEGGFEVNGKFIKVSAERDPEQIDWANDGVEIVLEATGFFAKKAAAEKHLHAGGAKKVVITAPGGNDVKTVVFNTNHDVLDGTETVISGASCTTNCLAPMAKALQDNFGVVEGLMTTIHAYTGDQMILDGPHRGGDLRRARAGAANIVPNSTGAAKAIGLVIPELNGKLDGSAQRVPTPTGSVTELVAVLEKNVTVDEVNAAMKAASNESYGYTEDPIVSSDIVGMSYGSLFDATQTKVLDVDGKQLVKVVSWYDNEMSYTAQLVRTLEYFAKIAK; from the coding sequence ATGGTAGTTAAAGTTGGTATTAACGGTTTCGGACGTATCGGTCGTCTTGCTTTCCGTCGTATCCAAAACGTAGAAGGTGTTGAAGTTACTCGTATCAACGACCTTACAGATCCAGTTATGCTTGCACACTTGTTGAAATACGACACAACTCAAGGTCGTTTCGACGGTACTGTTGAAGTTAAAGAAGGTGGATTTGAAGTTAACGGTAAATTCATCAAAGTTTCTGCTGAACGTGATCCAGAACAAATCGACTGGGCTAACGACGGTGTAGAAATCGTTCTTGAAGCTACTGGTTTCTTTGCTAAGAAAGCAGCTGCTGAAAAACACTTGCACGCTGGTGGTGCTAAGAAAGTTGTTATCACTGCTCCTGGTGGAAACGACGTTAAAACAGTTGTATTCAACACTAACCATGACGTTCTTGATGGTACTGAAACAGTTATCTCAGGTGCTTCATGTACTACAAACTGTTTGGCTCCAATGGCTAAAGCTCTTCAAGACAACTTTGGTGTTGTTGAAGGATTGATGACTACTATCCACGCTTACACTGGTGACCAAATGATCCTTGACGGACCACACCGTGGTGGTGACCTTCGCCGTGCTCGCGCTGGTGCTGCAAACATCGTTCCTAACTCAACTGGTGCTGCAAAAGCTATCGGTCTTGTAATCCCAGAATTGAACGGTAAACTTGACGGATCTGCACAACGCGTTCCAACTCCAACTGGATCAGTTACTGAATTGGTAGCAGTTCTTGAAAAGAACGTTACTGTTGATGAAGTGAACGCAGCTATGAAAGCAGCTTCAAACGAATCATACGGTTACACAGAAGATCCAATCGTATCTTCAGATATCGTAGGTATGTCTTACGGTTCATTGTTTGACGCAACTCAAACTAAAGTTCTTGACGTTGACGGTAAACAATTGGTTAAAGTTGTATCATGGTACGACAACGAAATGTCATACACTGCACAACTTGTTCGTACTCTTGAATACTTCGCAAAAATCGCTAAATAA